The Zingiber officinale cultivar Zhangliang chromosome 2A, Zo_v1.1, whole genome shotgun sequence genomic sequence ACGTTTCGTAGCTTGGTGTGTAATGATCATTAATTTTGTCGTTCATTTGAGCTCCTATAAAAGGAGATTGTAACTACAGGCAAAAGGGTTACGCACACAGCATAGCAAAGGCTCTCcattttcttcctcctttgtCGTGCAGCTCCTGCTCGACGGAGTGCCCGTGATAGTAATCGGGtgtcactcagttcgccgtgaccaccagtgcttgatcGAATTCACGGtctaccgttgtatcctgggaaacagatgacccttgtaaacctcgaagcacagtcggaggtgggcgaatctgtttcaaggaaactgcgactctcgcaggcctcggtcagtttTCCCGGTCGGCCAGTCTCGTCGCCCGATCTGTCTTTTGCCAGATCAAGTGCAGgtttggtcttccgctctgcagaccaaCTCTGTCGTTCCGTTCtacagacctggtcttccgcttTGCCAATCTGGTCTAacactctgcagacctgctctatCTCTCTGGTCTTCCGCTCAGACTTGTACTGATGTTCTGGTCTGTCGCTCTGTAGACCTGCCCTGCAGCTCTGATCTTCCGCTCTGCAAACCTGCCCTGCTGCTCTGGTCTTCCGCACTGCAGCTCTGGTCTGCTGCTCTGGTTTGCCGCTCTACAGACCTACCCTGCTGCTCTGGTCTTCCGCACTGCAGTTCTGGTCtgctgctctgcagacctgccctgccACTCTGGTTTGCCGTTCTGCAGACCTGCCCTGGTCTTCTATTCTGctgacctggtcttccgctctgctgaCCTGGTCTTCTGCTCTActgacctggtcttccgctctgcaggcCTGGTCTTTCGCTCTGCACTTTACAAAaatcagcccctgctggcagcctgagattatccactcaagtcatttcgactgtaagttgaatttaattcagtgtagcttaaattcaactaatactcATAAATCTCCGATATTAGATTGTTTGTGTCCAATAAAAGTTTAGCTAGTGTTGACAAATATAAAAGTCCTAATAGGAGATGGTCGATAAGAAATACCGAGAGATTATAAAGACTTTTGATAAACAAAAAGTTCTAACAATGTCAACTAGATATCTAGCACATGAGAAGTCATAAAGGTAAAACTCTTAACATGTGGGTTGTGAAAGATTGTGAGTGGCTCGTAAAGTTTCATGCActgtttatttattatttcatttACTTACTAGATCATTTCTCCCAATCTCACAAATATTCTATCCCAAAATAACTAAAATTACATTTCTCTCAACTAACATGCCTTCATGTTGATAAAGCATCATCCCTCGAGACCTCCGTCACAAGCCTCCACCCTTTGGAATTTTTCCTTTGAGTCCTACTCAATTCGGGTCACTTGAGCTAGTACCTCTTAGACATATAGATGAACTTTGACATCCATTAAACTTGCTAGGTATTCCACTTCTAGGGTTTATTATCCGCTAAGATGCAATTGGACTTCCATATGCCAGAAATTCACTTCTCAAGGACTTCTTGCATTAGATGATCACCTCTTGTACTTCCTTTGTCAAGGATCACTTAACTTCATCTGTCCAGAGATCACTTCTCGAGAACTTCATCTGTTAGGAGCTCACCTTCACGATTTCTCATCAACTaacatccacttggacttccatctaCGGACTTCACTCTTTTGAGACTTCCTCTACTAAGGACCATTTGTACTTTCACACAACTGCAACCGCAGTTCCTATAAAGTTCTTGCATTTGCACACTTTGACATATGTCTGAAACATATATCATGTTTATCATAAACATTTTGCCAATAATTTTGTCAAACATATCAAAACCAATCTACACTAAAGTACAACTACATTAATAGTCTCCCTCCTAAACAAAGTTTCTTAGGgatcaattgcaccaacacttattaCGTACTTGAGAGGGTAAGTCAACATACCTAAAGGATGCTCAATGACCGACGATATAAAATCAATATCGACAAACTCTGAGTGTGTTGACTAATGTGAAGGGTGAATCGACTAACTATTAGTCATTACCTACAACACCTTAACAATGACTCCACCAAGCTGAGTCACCAATTAGACCTATGCTCACCATTTAACCAAAGTTAGATGGATCAACAATAATAAATTTCAACAACATACGAAAGATTTGACTTCAAAAACTCCCAAACATAATAATGAGGATAAAAAATAATCATTGCTCTTTAGATTGAAAGGTAAAGGGGAAAAAATTGAGATATTTGCTATCCTTTACATTCATTGCATTATTTCTTAACTTGTCTAAAgtaagaaattaatttttttgttatttaTGTTAACTTAGAGTTCAGTTTCAATCAGTCAATCTACCATATCTACCCACATGAAAAAAAATACCAatggaaaagaaagaaataagaagaAATTTTAATGTGAAGGAAAAAAGGACTGATTGGAAGGAATTCCACTCACATATGAGAGGAGCTAACCAAATTCCTCTTGTGGTTTGCTTGAATCAGCTccacaaaataaaagaaaaaatggtGTTTGGACATGAGTACTGAAAAAGGTAAGAAATTGTCAAAGATTTTGGGCAAAATGAACACTTTGTTTCAGAATTTTCAGTTCAAATAAAGGATATAAAACTTGAACAAGCAAAGAGCAATTAATATGCAGGAATTGCAGCTCTACTAGAAGTAAAAGAGAAGGAATGGATCACCATGATCCTCGGATCCACTTTAGTCGGCcgtctcttctccggcgaagacgaTTCCAGGCCAAGAAACAAACCATAAATGCCAGTGCTACAAGCCCGGCCTCTCTATTCAAAACCCCCTTTTTGCTGAACCCCAGAAGCAGCATTCTTGCCGTCAATTTCTTCTCTGGAACGCTCCCTATCATTGCTGCTAAAGTCGCGAACAGGATCAGCTCCATCACCCCATTTccactccgccgccgccgcctcccccACCCTCCGAACCACCAGCTGTCTTCCCAGAACCCTTTTCGCCCTCCGCTCGCTCCCCCTCCGTCCCCCTCGAGGAGGAGCAGAAGATCCGGCGGATCTGCCCCCAGAGGCCAGAAGAACTTCCCGGCGAGGGAGAGGGCGGCGCGGCCAAGAGCCACAGCACGAACAAACGGTCCAATGGGGATCCTTCGCCGTCTGCCGCGCTTTCGCCTCTGGTTCCTGGGTCCGCCGAGGTCAGTGACAGAATAGCGGAGGAGAATGCTCGGTTGGATCGAGGGGATGACCGGCGGATGGGAAAGCCAAAGATTCATCTGGCGAGGACAAGGGTTTGAATGCTGTCTGACCGATTAGTGCCGTAGAAAATGTC encodes the following:
- the LOC122040925 gene encoding uncharacterized protein LOC122040925 isoform X2, whose translation is MNLWLSHPPVIPSIQPSILLRYSVTDLGGPRNQRRKRGRRRRIPIGPFVRAVALGRAALSLAGKFFWPLGADPPDLLLLLEGDGGGASGGRKGFWEDSWWFGGWGRRRRRSGNGVMELILFATLAAMIGSVPEKKLTARMLLLGFSKKGVLNREAGLVALAFMVCFLAWNRLRRRRDGRLKWIRGSCTHVQTPFFLLFCGADSSKPQEEFG
- the LOC122040925 gene encoding uncharacterized protein LOC122040925 isoform X1; the encoded protein is MNLWLSHPPVIPSIQPSILLRYSVTDLGGPRNQRRKRGRRRRIPIGPFVRAVALGRAALSLAGKFFWPLGADPPDLLLLLEGDGGGASGGRKGFWEDSWWFGGWGRRRRRSGNGVMELILFATLAAMIGSVPEKKLTARMLLLGFSKKGVLNREAGLVALAFMVCFLAWNRLRRRRDGRLKWIRGSWLPAGADFCKVQSERPGLQSGRPGQ